The Fibrobacter sp. UWB16 genomic interval CTTGAAGCTTATCGTCTTTACCGCCACAACGAAATCAAGGCGCACCCGCTCACGTACTTTTTCTGGGAATGCACGCTCCGCTGCAACTTGCACTGTTTGCACTGCGGTAGCGACTGCGTCAAAGACGCCATCCCCGACATGCCCCGCGAAGACTTTATGGCCGTGCTCGACAAGCTCGCCCCGCACATCGACCCGAAGCACTTTATCGTGGTGATTACCGGCGGCGAACCACTCATGCGCCCGGACCTCGAAGAATGCGGCCAAGAAATCAAAAAACGCGGCTACCCCTGGGGCATGGTCACGAACGGTCTTGCAATGACTCCCGAGCGCTACACGCGCCTTTTGAACGCGGGGCTGCGTTCGCTCACGATCAGCCTCGATGGTCTCGAAGCAAGCCACAACCATTTCCGCGGCGACCCGCATAGCTTTGAACGCGCCCTCCGCGCCATCGACATGGCTGCCCACACGCAAGGACTCACTTTCGACGTGATGACCTGCGTGAACCGCGAAAACCTCAAGGAACTCCCGAAGATTCTCGACCTGCTTTTGAAAATCGGCGTAAAGCGCTGGCGCATTGCGACCGTATTCCCGAAAGGCCGCGCCAAGGACAATCCGCTGTTCCAGCTCACGAACCAGGAATTCCGCCAAGTGTTCGACTTCATCCGCGAAGTAAAATCGATGAACGTGATCAACGTGAATTACGGCTGCGAAGGATTCCTCGGCAGCTACGAGAAAGACGCACGCAACTACCCGTTCTTCTGCCGCGCCGGCGTAAACGTCTCTTCCGTGCTTTGCGACGGAAGCATCTCGGCTTGCCCGAGCTTGCGCGGCGACTACATCCAAGGAAACATCTACAAGGACGACATTTGGGACGTGTGGCAGAACCGCTACCAGGTGATGCGCGACCGCAACTGGGCCAAAATTGGCGACTGCAAGACCTGCAAGTACTGGCGCTACTGCGAAGGCTCCAGCCTGCACCTCCGCGACGAGAAAACTAAGGAATTAGCCTACTGCCATGTGCAGCGATTAGAGGCTGCTGGGGCATAACCACTTCTCGTCATCCTGAACGGCTCCGCTTCTCGTCATCCTGAACGGCGTAAGCCGTGAAGGATCCAGTGAAATCTTGCATCCAGCCCCCATCCAGTTAAGTTTTGATAAAACGAAAAGCCGGCTTCGCCGGCTTTTCGTTAATTACTTTTGATCGATTTCCGATTTAATCGCCCCAATGTCAGCTTCAGAAAGTTCTGTATATTCAATAATTTTA includes:
- a CDS encoding TIGR04133 family radical SAM/SPASM protein, which translates into the protein MQLSLKKKLALEAYRLYRHNEIKAHPLTYFFWECTLRCNLHCLHCGSDCVKDAIPDMPREDFMAVLDKLAPHIDPKHFIVVITGGEPLMRPDLEECGQEIKKRGYPWGMVTNGLAMTPERYTRLLNAGLRSLTISLDGLEASHNHFRGDPHSFERALRAIDMAAHTQGLTFDVMTCVNRENLKELPKILDLLLKIGVKRWRIATVFPKGRAKDNPLFQLTNQEFRQVFDFIREVKSMNVINVNYGCEGFLGSYEKDARNYPFFCRAGVNVSSVLCDGSISACPSLRGDYIQGNIYKDDIWDVWQNRYQVMRDRNWAKIGDCKTCKYWRYCEGSSLHLRDEKTKELAYCHVQRLEAAGA